In Haloterrigena turkmenica DSM 5511, a single genomic region encodes these proteins:
- a CDS encoding DUF1616 domain-containing protein, with the protein MTETRSLVALLPRPVRTLPADLAAVFALVVLTNVAALAPVLRETSLRVPLGLAFVLFVPGYAFIAALFPEAGDEPTADPPSDVDGGEEPTEGTDGGPLPVGSFLDDRSGIDGIERVALSFGLSIAVTPLIGLVLNFTPWGIRLVPIMLAVSAFTVGATVVAAVRRRELPEDERFRVPYRAWYAAGRAELLEPDTRADAALNVVLVLSLLLAVGTVGYAVAVPPDGEQFSAVYILTEDDDGELTADNYPTEFTQGESQELVLGVDNHEHRTVDYTVVLVEQRVSVEDNETTVEEQRELDRFETQLDHNESWHHPHEVEPTMTGENVRLVWLLYPGGDVPEEPSTETTEYHAHLWVNVTEE; encoded by the coding sequence ATGACTGAGACGCGATCGCTGGTGGCACTGCTTCCGCGGCCCGTTCGGACGCTCCCGGCAGACCTCGCCGCCGTGTTCGCGCTCGTGGTCCTGACGAACGTCGCCGCGCTCGCGCCCGTCCTCCGCGAGACGTCGCTCCGCGTCCCGCTGGGGCTCGCCTTCGTCCTCTTCGTGCCCGGCTACGCGTTCATCGCGGCGCTGTTTCCCGAAGCCGGCGACGAACCGACCGCCGACCCGCCGTCCGACGTCGATGGCGGCGAGGAACCGACTGAGGGGACGGACGGCGGCCCGCTCCCGGTCGGCTCGTTCCTCGACGACCGCTCGGGGATCGACGGGATCGAACGCGTCGCGCTCTCCTTCGGCCTCAGCATCGCCGTCACCCCCCTGATCGGCCTCGTGTTGAACTTCACGCCGTGGGGGATCCGGCTGGTGCCGATCATGCTCGCCGTCAGCGCGTTCACCGTCGGCGCGACCGTCGTCGCCGCCGTTCGGCGGCGGGAACTCCCCGAAGACGAGCGGTTCCGTGTCCCCTACCGCGCGTGGTACGCGGCCGGTCGCGCGGAACTGCTCGAGCCGGACACCCGCGCGGACGCCGCGTTGAACGTCGTGTTGGTCCTCTCCCTGTTGCTCGCGGTCGGCACCGTCGGCTACGCGGTCGCGGTGCCGCCCGACGGCGAACAGTTCTCGGCCGTCTACATCCTCACCGAGGACGACGACGGCGAGCTCACGGCCGATAACTATCCGACCGAGTTCACGCAGGGCGAGAGTCAGGAGCTCGTCCTCGGGGTCGACAACCACGAACATCGGACCGTCGACTACACCGTCGTCCTGGTCGAACAGCGGGTCTCGGTCGAGGACAACGAGACGACCGTCGAGGAGCAACGCGAACTCGACCGGTTCGAGACCCAACTCGACCACAACGAGAGCTGGCACCATCCCCACGAGGTCGAGCCGACGATGACCGGGGAGAACGTTCGGCTCGTCTGGCTGCTCTATCCCGGCGGGGACGTACCCGAGGAGCCGTCGACGGAGACGACGGAGTATCACGCGCATCTCTGGGTCAACGTGACCGAGGAGTGA
- a CDS encoding ABC transporter permease, translating to MTHRLRKLAATARLSAAQLRHEIGRSVLVIVAIALAVLAVTLLAGLGLGVLETGQDRFDDADQDVWISGGAVELTAGGGMENPIADSHQLAADIEEREDVESASPIAFHAIYVGTEPEPSELELVSGVGVPNEHGGLTLEEGDGFSEGDVHYGEGDYDGPMTREVIVDPRMADRFDIEVGDTIYVGTSPSAAAEEEFTVVGISSSYSQFLGTTTATMPLSELQEITGTTGSDRAAFVTATVAPGADRDAVSDELQGEYSEYDVRTSEEQFESMFEDQVLLLASGTALVVLAVIAGVVLTVNLLALVASRQRGELAALRALGLSRWLLTGMIGGQGIVLGLCGGLLGLLATPPAAFALNHLAASLVGFENLLRTPPIVYLAGGAIAVVVGTLGAAVAGWRTSRYARLEQLAE from the coding sequence ATGACACACAGACTCCGCAAACTCGCCGCGACCGCGCGCCTCTCGGCGGCCCAGCTCCGCCACGAGATCGGGCGCTCCGTGCTGGTGATCGTCGCGATCGCGCTGGCCGTCCTCGCAGTGACCCTGCTCGCGGGGCTCGGCCTCGGCGTCCTCGAGACCGGGCAGGATCGCTTCGACGATGCCGATCAGGACGTCTGGATCTCGGGCGGCGCGGTCGAGCTCACGGCCGGCGGCGGCATGGAGAACCCGATCGCCGACTCCCATCAGCTCGCGGCCGATATCGAGGAACGCGAGGACGTCGAGAGCGCGTCGCCGATCGCGTTTCACGCGATCTACGTGGGCACGGAGCCCGAGCCGTCGGAGCTCGAGCTCGTCTCCGGCGTCGGGGTGCCCAACGAACACGGGGGACTGACCCTCGAGGAAGGCGACGGCTTCTCCGAGGGGGACGTCCACTACGGCGAGGGCGACTACGACGGGCCGATGACCCGCGAAGTGATCGTGGATCCGCGGATGGCCGACCGGTTCGACATCGAGGTCGGCGACACGATCTACGTCGGAACGAGTCCGTCGGCCGCGGCCGAAGAGGAGTTTACCGTCGTCGGCATCTCGTCGTCGTACTCGCAGTTTCTGGGGACCACGACCGCGACGATGCCGCTGAGCGAACTCCAGGAGATCACCGGAACGACGGGGTCGGACCGAGCGGCCTTCGTGACCGCGACCGTCGCGCCCGGCGCCGACCGAGACGCCGTCAGCGACGAGCTACAGGGGGAGTATTCGGAATACGACGTGCGCACGAGCGAAGAGCAGTTCGAGTCGATGTTCGAAGACCAGGTCCTGTTGCTGGCCAGTGGGACCGCCCTCGTCGTGCTCGCCGTCATCGCGGGCGTGGTGTTGACGGTCAATCTCCTGGCGCTGGTCGCGTCCCGACAGCGCGGGGAGCTGGCGGCGTTGCGCGCCCTTGGACTCTCCCGGTGGCTCCTCACGGGGATGATCGGCGGCCAGGGGATCGTGCTCGGGCTCTGTGGCGGCCTCCTCGGACTGCTCGCGACGCCGCCGGCCGCGTTCGCCCTGAACCACCTCGCCGCCTCGCTGGTCGGCTTCGAGAACCTGTTGCGGACGCCGCCGATCGTCTACCTCGCCGGCGGAGCGATCGCCGTCGTCGTCGGCACGCTCGGCGCCGCCGTCGCCGGCTGGCGCACCAGTCGGTACGCGCGCCTCGAGCAGCTCGCGGAGTGA
- a CDS encoding ABC transporter permease, with protein sequence MADEGSTDRSALGRWLAIVRFAAGRIATQARRTPRRTAVTVGLVALTIALLVIVTGISVALAGDTAADDNAADLRVVPHEGGTFSPVVGVEGPRLSDVHDRTETIDDRDDVDYATPVLMEVVRARSPEGNGSVNVMAVGVVPRESSPPVGGVPTAALEPGDPHYANGSYDGPQTGDVVLSTSAADQLEASEDATLVVSSAGMNATNGGTYEVAAVEDSDTASLSNGLPVVVLRLSELQTLTGAADGDLADQVLVGTESDAARDAIEETYPNATVESDTETGLAALRDDDLALATSAITLVVGIGICTLFVTTATGLLVERERQTLAVLSAVGFPGRSRLAIVTVMTLTLTVVGAAVGIALGYAGVAITNWVATSTVTSSPIATTDPLFVPYALAVAVVAGLFALPYPLYLTRKTDVVAELRQ encoded by the coding sequence ATGGCCGATGAGGGATCGACCGACCGCTCCGCGCTCGGCCGCTGGCTCGCGATCGTTCGCTTCGCCGCCGGACGGATCGCCACGCAGGCCCGCCGAACGCCGCGCCGGACCGCCGTGACGGTCGGGCTCGTCGCACTGACGATCGCGCTGCTCGTGATCGTCACCGGGATCAGCGTCGCGCTCGCGGGCGACACGGCGGCCGACGACAACGCGGCCGATCTCCGCGTCGTCCCCCACGAGGGCGGCACCTTCTCCCCGGTCGTCGGGGTCGAGGGGCCGCGACTCAGCGACGTCCACGATCGAACCGAGACGATCGACGACCGGGACGACGTCGACTACGCGACACCAGTGCTCATGGAGGTCGTTCGCGCCCGATCGCCCGAGGGGAACGGGTCGGTGAACGTCATGGCCGTCGGCGTCGTCCCGCGCGAGTCGTCCCCGCCGGTCGGCGGCGTTCCGACGGCGGCCCTCGAGCCGGGCGATCCCCACTACGCGAACGGGAGCTACGACGGTCCCCAGACTGGCGACGTCGTCCTCTCGACGTCGGCGGCCGACCAGCTCGAGGCGTCCGAGGACGCGACGCTGGTGGTCTCGAGTGCGGGGATGAACGCCACCAACGGCGGCACCTACGAAGTGGCCGCCGTCGAGGACTCTGATACCGCGAGTCTCTCGAACGGGCTCCCGGTGGTGGTCCTCCGGTTGAGCGAGCTCCAGACGCTGACCGGCGCCGCCGACGGTGATCTGGCCGATCAGGTGCTCGTGGGGACGGAGTCGGACGCCGCCCGCGACGCGATCGAGGAGACGTATCCGAACGCGACGGTCGAGTCGGATACCGAGACCGGACTGGCCGCGCTGCGGGACGACGACCTCGCGCTGGCGACCAGCGCCATCACGCTGGTCGTTGGGATCGGGATCTGTACGTTGTTCGTCACGACCGCGACGGGACTGCTCGTCGAACGCGAGCGCCAGACCCTCGCGGTCCTCTCGGCGGTCGGCTTTCCTGGTCGCTCGCGGCTCGCCATCGTCACCGTGATGACGCTGACGCTGACGGTCGTCGGTGCCGCGGTCGGGATCGCGCTCGGCTACGCGGGCGTCGCGATTACGAACTGGGTGGCGACGTCGACGGTGACGTCGTCGCCGATCGCGACGACCGACCCGCTGTTCGTTCCGTACGCGCTCGCGGTCGCGGTCGTCGCCGGCCTGTTCGCGTTGCCCTATCCGCTGTATCTCACGCGGAAAACCGACGTCGTCGCCGAACTCCGACAGTAA
- a CDS encoding ABC transporter ATP-binding protein, translated as MASESSSRSDVHVSPSRSVTIRCDGITHEYEGRSGWIGSGSDRSVTALEDVSLEIETGEVVGLIGPSGSGKSTVLHVIAGLIEPDDGTVELLGDDLTACSERERTRIRRERVGLVFQQFHLLPSLTATANVALPLVQLGYSRTERRRQAERRLEQVGLGDRTGHRPGELSGGERQRVAIARALVTDPDVILADEPTGELDTETGQAVLDDLVDAAAERTVVLATHDERAVDRMERVVSLLDGAVVDDGR; from the coding sequence ATGGCAAGCGAATCGTCCTCGAGGAGCGACGTCCACGTATCGCCCAGCCGGTCCGTCACGATCCGCTGTGACGGCATCACGCACGAGTACGAGGGCCGATCCGGCTGGATCGGCTCCGGCTCCGACCGTTCCGTCACGGCCCTCGAGGACGTTTCCCTCGAGATCGAGACCGGCGAGGTCGTCGGGCTGATCGGACCCAGCGGCAGCGGGAAGTCGACGGTCCTGCACGTGATCGCCGGCCTGATCGAGCCCGACGACGGGACGGTCGAACTCCTCGGGGACGACCTCACCGCCTGTTCCGAGCGCGAACGCACCCGCATCCGCCGCGAGCGGGTCGGCCTCGTCTTCCAGCAGTTTCACCTCCTCCCGTCGCTGACCGCGACGGCGAACGTCGCGCTGCCGCTCGTACAGTTAGGCTACAGTCGGACGGAACGACGCCGGCAAGCCGAACGGAGGCTCGAGCAGGTCGGACTGGGCGATCGCACCGGTCACCGACCCGGCGAACTCAGCGGCGGCGAACGGCAACGCGTCGCGATCGCCCGCGCGCTGGTGACCGACCCCGACGTGATCCTGGCCGACGAACCGACCGGTGAACTGGACACCGAAACCGGACAGGCGGTCCTCGACGATCTCGTCGACGCCGCTGCCGAACGGACGGTCGTCCTGGCGACCCACGACGAGCGGGCGGTCGACCGCATGGAACGCGTGGTCTCCCTGCTCGACGGAGCGGTGGTCGACGATGGCCGATGA